The genomic stretch CCCCCATTCCTTGATCTTGAGCGCCATCTTGTCCGGAGCGTCGTCGGGAAAGTTAGGATTGATGTTGGGATTGATGGCCACGGTATTGACCTTCATCCCCTTGCCGTATTTGGCCAGGCGCAATAACCGCGGCCACACCGCCAAAGCATACGGGCAATGATTGCAGGTGAAAGCCACCAAAAGCCCGCGCTCACCGTACAAATCGCTTCCCTTATAGGATCTTCCGGACGGGTCTTTGAGCTGGAAATCCGGCATCAGAGTACCTAACGGTATTTTGATGGATTCCAATAAAGCCATTTGAATGGGTCCCTGACTTTTTGTGCTATAATTATTTTGAAAACAAAACCATTATACGGACGCGAATCTATATGTCAAGAACGCTGCTGATCCAACAATACGAGCTCGGCCCCTTGAACAATTTCCTCTATTTGCTGGGCGATACGGCCACCAAAGAAATGGCGGTCGTGGACCCGGCCTGGGAGCC from Candidatus Omnitrophota bacterium encodes the following:
- a CDS encoding thioredoxin family protein, whose amino-acid sequence is MALLESIKIPLGTLMPDFQLKDPSGRSYKGSDLYGERGLLVAFTCNHCPYALAVWPRLLRLAKYGKGMKVNTVAINPNINPNFPDDAPDKMALKIKEWGIDFPYLADETQKVADAFRAQCTPDIYLFNKDRKLAYHGRVDDNWKDEDAVTREELKEAMNNMSAGRPVAVQQFPSMGCSIKWRD